The genomic DNA CAGTTCTAGTTGTAGAAGATAGCCTTACTGATAAAGAAGTGCTAAAAGGATGCTTGCAGCAAAGCGGCATCAGTGTATTGACGGCTCAAACCGCAGAGGAAGCCTTTGACTGCGTTAAGCAGCATCAGTTTGATGTCATTATTCTGGATGTCGTTTTGCCCGATCGCAGCGGCTATGAAATCTGCCGGGAACTAAAAGCAGAAGCGGAAACGAGCAACATCCCCGTCATTATCT from Trichocoleus sp. includes the following:
- a CDS encoding response regulator, whose product is MSTVLVVEDSLTDKEVLKGCLQQSGISVLTAQTAEEAFDCVKQHQFDVIILDVVLPDRSGYEICRELKAEAETSNIPVIICSTKGSDMDKFWGMKQGADAYLSKPIDQAELVRTVKELAKD